The Suncus etruscus isolate mSunEtr1 chromosome 7, mSunEtr1.pri.cur, whole genome shotgun sequence genome includes a window with the following:
- the CREM gene encoding cAMP-responsive element modulator isoform X8, with protein MAAATGDMPTYQIRAPTTTLPQGVVMAASPGSLHSPQQLAEEATRKRELRLMKNREAARECRRKKKEYVKCLENRVAVLENQNKTLIEELKALKDLYCHKAE; from the exons CTGCCACTGGTGACATGCCCACATACCAGATCCGAGCTCCAACCACTACTTTGCCGCAGGGAGTAGTGATGGCTGCCTCACCAGGAAGCTTGCACAGCCCCCAGCAACTGGCAGAAGAAGCAACACGCAAACGAGAGCTGAGGCTAATGAAAAACAG GGAAGCTGCCCGGGAGTGTcgcaggaagaagaaagaatatgTCAAATGTCTTGAAAATCGTGTGGCTGTGCttgaaaaccaaaacaagactCTCATTGAGGAACTCAAGGCCCTCAAAGATCTTTATTGCCATAAAGCAGAATAA
- the CREM gene encoding cAMP-responsive element modulator isoform X9 — protein MPTYQIRAPTTTLPQGVVMAASPGSLHSPQQLAEEATRKRELRLMKNREAARECRRKKKEYVKCLENRVAVLENQNKTLIEELKALKDLYCHKAE, from the exons ATGCCCACATACCAGATCCGAGCTCCAACCACTACTTTGCCGCAGGGAGTAGTGATGGCTGCCTCACCAGGAAGCTTGCACAGCCCCCAGCAACTGGCAGAAGAAGCAACACGCAAACGAGAGCTGAGGCTAATGAAAAACAG GGAAGCTGCCCGGGAGTGTcgcaggaagaagaaagaatatgTCAAATGTCTTGAAAATCGTGTGGCTGTGCttgaaaaccaaaacaagactCTCATTGAGGAACTCAAGGCCCTCAAAGATCTTTATTGCCATAAAGCAGAATAA